ATAGAAAAAGAAATCATCCAAACTATTGTAGCTAGAGTCAAATGTAAAGTTCTTGACCAAATGCTAAATTCTGATATCGGAATTGAGGCCCCGATTAACATCTGAAGTATTCCGCTAGCTAATAATAATACGCCTAGCTTGCCAATAGATGTATTGTAATAATCCTTAATCAAGTAATAAGTTAGTCTAAGAATGTATAGGACTGAAGCCAAAGAGATAATTCTATGTGTCATATGAATCCATTGATTTGTATACTTAGGGATAATGTATTCGCTACATAATGGCCATTTATAGCATACAGTACCTGCTCCTTGCCAGACTGCATAAGCTCCTGAAAGCAAGGAAGCAATAGCCAACAATGCAGTTATTGCAGCCATTGTTTTTATCTTGTTATCGATATTAATACTAGATCTAATATTTTCTATCACAAAAGCTGCCACCATCAATGCTGCTACTGTTTGAGCTCCTGCAAGATGAACAGTTCTTATAGCTGGGTCTAATTCTGACAACACCACAACTCCACCTATTCCACCTACTATGATTATCAATATTAATGATGAGATATAAATTTTTACCGTTAGGTTATATTTCCTATATACATAATAAGATAAAAATACCAGTGCAATTGAAACTAATCCAAAAAGCGTGCCCGATGTTCTGTGGCTCCATTCTATTACGGCATGAATATCATTGAATGGAGGGACCCAGGATCCAAAACAAGTAGGCCAGTCAGGGCATCCATCACCTGATCCACTTACCCGAGTATAAGCACCACATGTTGGTTGGAAAAATGAAAAAAATATTCCAAGTGCTGAAAACAGTAATAAAAACTTTTTTTTAGTAATATTTTTTTGTGTCATACTTTAATTAGACTAAATTAAATAAAATTAATATATATTTAAACTCCTAAATCAAAGTTAATTAGGAAAAAATTATGCCAATTTTGGGAATAGAAACATCTTGTGATGAAACTGCCTGCGGGATAGTTGACTCAGACGGTCACATATTAGCTAACGTTGTTGCATCACAAATAGAAACACACGCTCCTTATGGAGGAATAATACCTGAACTAGCTTCAAGGGCACACATAGTCAATATTCATAAAGTTGTTGATCAAGCAATTAGTGAATCTAATGTAAAATTAAGTGATTTAGAAGCAATTGCAGTAACAAATGGTCCTGGATTAGCTGGGTCATTATTAGTGGGTTTAAATTTTGCTAAAGGTTTATCAGCTTCACTTGGGATTCCACTTTTAGGAGTTAATCATCTTGAAGGGCATGTAAGTGCTTGCTTTATTGAGGACGAAAAATTTAATTTCTCAAAAAATGATATTTTCCCTTCAATATCTCTCATTATATC
This sequence is a window from Dehalococcoidia bacterium. Protein-coding genes within it:
- a CDS encoding COX15/CtaA family protein — its product is MTQKNITKKKFLLLFSALGIFFSFFQPTCGAYTRVSGSGDGCPDWPTCFGSWVPPFNDIHAVIEWSHRTSGTLFGLVSIALVFLSYYVYRKYNLTVKIYISSLILIIIVGGIGGVVVLSELDPAIRTVHLAGAQTVAALMVAAFVIENIRSSINIDNKIKTMAAITALLAIASLLSGAYAVWQGAGTVCYKWPLCSEYIIPKYTNQWIHMTHRIISLASVLYILRLTYYLIKDYYNTSIGKLGVLLLASGILQMLIGASIPISEFSIWSRTLHLTLATIVWMISFSIIIIIRNGKSKTHKTI